The Pseudochaenichthys georgianus chromosome 24, fPseGeo1.2, whole genome shotgun sequence genome includes a region encoding these proteins:
- the LOC117440333 gene encoding microtubule-associated protein futsch-like isoform X1 yields the protein MPETVEARSSTTTMVIDSKAVDPGQKPRKTLNEELHSTFSSPLAWILVLALLITWSGVFVIMFDLVDYKTVSGRPPPAVRKVLKDRGGLSKIGADPIKAVNDAMEESTNIISMIFSFAANMVAPEEEEGNLYAVRKKGEFLPSRSKVIGMQAPASQPVIEVVEDEDQDLQQEEEEEGVEEEVAAAEEEEEEEEAGEEELEEEEEDDEDDDEYYEDDEEEYDEEYEKYYEDEAEEEEGVEGEEEEDDEEEGVEAAEDEEEEEEEEEEGAEAAEEEEEEEEEEGAEAAEDEEEVEEGEEEGAEADEEEEEEEEEEGAEAAEDEEEEEEEEEEGAEAAEDEEEEEEEEDEGAEASEDEDEEEEGAEAAEDEEKDEEEEGAEAVEEEEEEEAVDKQKEEEEEEEEEDGADAAEDEEEEEEEAAEVVDEEEDEEEEEEEAAEAVDEEEEEEEEEGEAEEEAAAAVEEEEEEEEEEEEEEEEDAAEAVDEEEEDREEEEEAAAAVEEEEDEDEEIEAAEAAAADDDEVKAPEEEEEVEVAAEVEQDEDEEEESKSEVAAADDDADDDDDDDEDDDVSPEPISTSEDEESAVTPDSESDAPVAVNDSDEDVALLDELEYKHEEDSDEDVALTDEDTDEDDSDVGESALLSSDEEDDEDDRLAEGVVTTDSDDILLEDSDEDLELDLPPIPAASEDDEDDEDDDMKLPEEEELPPLPALEDDDDDDEDEEDVKFVEDTTDDVKAEEDDEDEDMKLPEEEELPPLPALEDDDDDDEEYVKAEEDDEDEDQSDEDFSVASSDHFADDEDDDEDFDLKDEDLNFYLAKEFQIDLDDDTPDDVIDEDVPDEEEDKEEEEEGPPLESTDSGVLGDEDDDEDDDDFALSTDEETILSEDVSFETTGDEDDDEDDDEDSFEFTLDQEGEVTFVDAEKDDDGDIFADSSDVSESALLSSDEEDDEDVTSESLASEDDDDDYEDVDEDDVDEDDVDILLAASSAAVLTVQKEAVKREEEEDDITSASEEDDSEEDEAENIVLSQPAALEEDDDEGEDEEPTPELKKSVDEPEDKKEEEYDEDDDEEEKASVDVIKPVPEAEEEETEAAECPCMHSGKAKEPDTKTVEKKDPPKRVSSVRSKKEREALMTGEKPIRKGLPRMAFFEPKARRAAKLPGLLRAKRAAKIATKTPKKETEAEEEPETKKQEEVTESGEVGPCRPAPVYCPSPPGWYVHHVVTDNPYPPATMPAPSAPVLTAHPAHPLDPGAPPPMHPLYQQHMHPMFQYQPYPHMHPHMHPHMHPHMHPHMHPHMQPPPEQHMPPVQPEAEAEQQKPAAEAPPAETEAPAEPETQSPAAEQQSEPVEEEVKAPAIKTKKAAPKKIKAADSEKEAAAAAQTTKKDASKEKTKAGAAKKETLAKKEKTASPAAAKKEPAAEKSKPAAAGKKEPAVKEKTKSPAAAKKEPAVKEKTKAAAKKEPAAAREQRTPASEKTETSPVRSKDKTPTAKKDPEPISRLRARLEDVRKANVTSQAKEEKTAKSPEAAKTRSKSSADSKSTSEKAEKKSVKESEDKENKPAKAKETATDSKEKKKPSQRFFQCVYVPGRNAQYPLRPLTPAMSPAMRSPSMMSPSMMSPAIRSMLEQQQKAARASGQ from the exons CGCGGTCGTCCACCACCACGATGGTCATCGACAGTAAGGCCGTGGACCCCGGGCAAAAACCCAGGAAGACTTTAAACGAAGAGCTCCACTCCACGTTCAGCTCTCCTCTGGCCTGGATCCTGGTCCTGGCTCTGCTCATAACATGGTCCGGTGTTTTTGTCATCATGTTTGATCTGGTGGACTACAAGACCGTCTCAG GTCGCCCACCTCCTGCCGTCAGGAAGGTTTTAAAGGATAGAG GAGGCCTCAGCAAGATCGGCGCAGACCCCATAAAGGCGGTGAACGACGCCATGGAGGAGTCGACAAATATAATCAGCATGATCTTCAGCTTTGCAGCCAACATGGTCGctcctgaagaagaagaag GAAATCTATACGCAGTGAGGAAAAAAG GAGAGTTTCTACCGTCCCGAAGTAAAG TCATCGGGATGCAAGCACCGGCCAGCCAGCCAGTGATAGAGGTGGTGGAAGATGAAGATCAAGACCTGcaacaggaagaggaagaggaaggagtGGAGGAAGAGGTGGCGGctgcggaggaggaggaggaagaggaggaggcggGAGAGGAAGAactagaggaggaagaggaggatgatgagGACGATGACGAGTACTATGAGGATGATGAGGAAGAGTACGATGAGGAGTATGAAAAATATTATGAGGATgaggcagaggaggaggagggagtggagggggaggaagaggaggatgacgAGGAGGAAGGAGTAGAAGCTGCtgaggatgaggaagaggaggaggaggaagaggaggaaggggCAGAAGctgctgaggaagaggaggaagaggaagaagaggaaggaGCAGAAGCTGCTGAGGATGAGGAAGAggtggaggagggagaggaggaaggggcagaagctgatgaggaagaggaggaggaggaagaagaggaaggaGCAGAAGCTGCTGAGgatgaggaagaagaggaggaggaagaggaggaaggggCAGAAGCTGCtgaggatgaggaagaggaggaggaggaagaagatgaaGGAGCAGAAGCTTCTGAGgatgaggatgaagaggaggaagggGCAGAAGCTGCTGAGGATGAGGagaaggatgaagaggaggaaggaGCAGAAGCGgttgaggaggaggaagaggaagaagctgtggacaaacaaaaggaggaggaagaagaggaggaagaggaggatggaGCAGATGCTGCtgaggatgaggaagaggaggaagaggaagcagCCGAAGTTGTggatgaagaagaggatgaggaagaggaggaagaggaagcagCCGAAGCTGtggatgaagaagaggaggaggaagaagaggagggggaagcggaggaggaagcagcagcagcggttgaggaggaggaagaggaggaggaggaggaggaggaagaggaggaggaggatgcggCAGAAGCTGTGGACGAAGAAGAGgaagacagggaggaagaggaggaagcagcagcagcggttgaggaggaggaagacgaggatGAAGAAATAGAAGCGGCAGAAGCAGCTGctgctgatgatgatgaagtgAAGGCaccagaggaggaagaggaggtggaggTTGCTGCTGAGGTGGAGCAggatgaagatgaagaagaagagtcAAAATCTGAAGTAGCTGCTGCTGATGATGATgctgacgatgatgatgatgacgatgaaGATGATGACGTTTCTCCTGAACCCATCTCCACGTCAGAGGATGAAGAGTCGGCGGTGACTCCTGACTCTGAGTCTGATGCTCCTGTTGCCGTCAACGACAGTGATGAAGATGTCGCCCTTCTTGATGAACTTGAATACAAACACGAAGAGGACAGCGACGAAGACGTTGCTCTGACTGATGAAGATACCGATGAAGACGACTCAGACGTCGGTGAATCTGCCCTTCTCTCCAGTGACGAagaggatgatgaagatgaCAGATTAGCGGAGGGTGTTGTGACAACCGATAGCGACGACATCCTTTTAGAAGACAGCGATGAAGACCTGGAGCTTGATCTTCCTCCTATTCCTGCTGCCAGTgaggatgatgaagatgatgaagacgaTGATATGAAACTCCCTGAAGAGGAAGAGCTTCCTCCTTTACCTGCGCtcgaggatgatgatgatgatgatgaagatgaagaagatGTCAAATTTGTTGAAGACACCACTGATGATGTCAAAGCTGAagaggatgatgaagatgaagatATGAAACTCCCTGAAGAGGAAGAGCTTCCTCCTTTACCTGCGCtcgaggatgatgatgatgatgatgaagaatatgtcaaagctgaagaggatgatgaagatgaagacCAATCAGACGAGGACTTCTCCGTCGCCTCCTCCGATCACTTTGCAGATGATGAAGACGATGATGAAGACTTTGATCTCAAGGACGAAGATCTCAACTTTTACCTTGCCAAAGAATTCCAAATTGACCTTGACGACGACACACCTGATGATGTCATTGATGAAGACGTGCCTGACGAAGAGGAGGataaagaggaagaggaggaagggcCTCCTCTGGAGAGCACAGACAGCGGAGTGTTAGGcgatgaagatgatgatgaagacGATGACGACTTCGCTCTTTCGACAGATGAAGAGACCATCCTCAGTGAAGACGTCTCCTTTGAGACGACCGGcgatgaagatgatgatgaagacGATGATGAAGACTCGTTTGAGTTCACCTTGGATCAGGAAGGAGAAGTAACATTTGTTGACGCTGAAAAAGACGACGATGGCGATATATTCGCTGACTCCTCAGACGTCAGCGAATCTGCCCTTCTCTCCAGTGACGAAGAGGATGATGAAGATGTAACATCAGAGTCTTTAGCGAGTGAAGATGACGACGATGATTATGAAGATGTTGATGAAGATGATGTTGATGAAGATGATGTTGACATCTTGCTAGCAG CTTCCTCTGCAGCGGTGCTTACCGTCCAGAAGGAGGCAGtgaagagggaggaagaggaagatgaCATCACATCAGCTTCAGAGGAAGACGACTCAGAGGAGGATGAGGCAGAAAACattg TCCTCTCTCAGCCTGCTGCTCTCGAGGAAGATGATGATGAAGGGGAAGATGAAGAGCCAACACCTGAACTGAAGAAATCTGTGGACGAGCCTGAAGATAAAAAAGAGGAAGAGTACGATGAAGACGACGATGAGGAGGAGAAGGCGTCGGTGGATGTGATCAAACCCGTCCCTGAAGCTGAGGAGGAAGAGACTGAAGCAGCAG AGTGTCCCTGTATGCACTCTGGAAAGGCCAAAGAGCCTGACACCAAGACTGTGGAGAAAAAAG ATCCCCCAAAGAGAGTTTCATCTGTAAGAAGCAAAAAAG AGCGTGAAGCTTTGATGACCGGTGAAAAGCCAATAAGAAAAG GTCTCCCCAGAATGGCGTTCTTTGAGCCCAAAGCCAGACGCGCCGCGAAACTCCCTGGTCTTCTCAGAG CCAAGAGAGCAGCAAAGATTGCCACCAAGACTCCCAAAAAAG AGACAGAAGCAGAAGAAGAGCCAGAGACCAAAAAACAGGAAGAAGTCACAGAATCTGGAGAAG TCGGACCCTGCAGACCTGCACCAGTTTACTGCCCGTCCCCTCCCGGCTGGTACG TTCATCACGTTGTCACGGACAACCCGTACCCTCCTGCAACCATGCCAG CTCCCTCAGCTCCAGTTCTGACGGCTCACCCCGCTCACCCTTTGGACCCTGGAGCTCCCCCCCCCATGCACCCTCTCTATCAGCAGCACATGCACCCAATGTTTCAATACCAGCCGTACCCACACATGCACCCTCACATGCACCCACACATGCACCCTCACATGCACCCACACATGCACCCACACATGCAGCCTCCCCCAGAACAACACATGCCACCAGTCCAACCAGAAGCAGAAGCAGAGCAGCAGAAACCAGCAGCTGAAGCTCCGCCTGCAGAGACTGAAGCTCCCGCTGAGCCGGAGACTCAGAGTCCAGCTGCTGAACAAC AATCCGAGCCAGTCGAGGAAGAAGTGAAAGCCCCCGCGATAAAGACCAAGAAAG CTGCACCGAAGAAAATAAAGGCTGCGGATTCAGAAAAAG AGGCAGCAGCAGCCGCGCAGACGACAAAGAAAG AtgcttccaaagagaaaaccaaAGCTGGTGCCGCGAAGAAAG AGACGCTAGCAAAAAAAGAGAAGACAGCGAGTCCTGCGGCGGCTAAGAAAG AGCCAGCTGCAGAGAAAAGCAAACCGGCTGCAGCTGGAAAGAAAG AGCCAGCTGTGAAGGAGAAGACTAAAAGTCCTGCAGCGGCTAAGAAAG AGCCAGCTGTAAAAGAGAAAACCAAAGCAGCGGCTAAGAAAG AGCCTGCAGCTGCAAGAGAGCAGAGGACaccagcctctgagaagacag AAACGTCTCCCGTCAGGAGCAAAGACAAGACTCCGACGGCAAAGAAag ATCCAGAGCCGATCAGCCGCCTGAGAGCGAGACTAGAAGATGTGAGGAAAGCAAACGTCACGTCTCAGGCGAAAGAGGAGAAGACGGCCAAATCTCCTGAAGCAG CCAAGACGAGGTCAAAATCATCGGCAGACTCAAAAA GCACTTCTGAGAAGGCAGAAAAGAAATCTGTGAAAGAGTCTGAAG ACAAAGAGAACAAACCAGCAAAAGCCA
- the LOC117440333 gene encoding microtubule-associated protein futsch-like isoform X2, with amino-acid sequence MPETVEARSSTTTMVIDSKAVDPGQKPRKTLNEELHSTFSSPLAWILVLALLITWSGVFVIMFDLVDYKTVSGGLSKIGADPIKAVNDAMEESTNIISMIFSFAANMVAPEEEEGNLYAVRKKGEFLPSRSKVIGMQAPASQPVIEVVEDEDQDLQQEEEEEGVEEEVAAAEEEEEEEEAGEEELEEEEEDDEDDDEYYEDDEEEYDEEYEKYYEDEAEEEEGVEGEEEEDDEEEGVEAAEDEEEEEEEEEEGAEAAEEEEEEEEEEGAEAAEDEEEVEEGEEEGAEADEEEEEEEEEEGAEAAEDEEEEEEEEEEGAEAAEDEEEEEEEEDEGAEASEDEDEEEEGAEAAEDEEKDEEEEGAEAVEEEEEEEAVDKQKEEEEEEEEEDGADAAEDEEEEEEEAAEVVDEEEDEEEEEEEAAEAVDEEEEEEEEEGEAEEEAAAAVEEEEEEEEEEEEEEEEDAAEAVDEEEEDREEEEEAAAAVEEEEDEDEEIEAAEAAAADDDEVKAPEEEEEVEVAAEVEQDEDEEEESKSEVAAADDDADDDDDDDEDDDVSPEPISTSEDEESAVTPDSESDAPVAVNDSDEDVALLDELEYKHEEDSDEDVALTDEDTDEDDSDVGESALLSSDEEDDEDDRLAEGVVTTDSDDILLEDSDEDLELDLPPIPAASEDDEDDEDDDMKLPEEEELPPLPALEDDDDDDEDEEDVKFVEDTTDDVKAEEDDEDEDMKLPEEEELPPLPALEDDDDDDEEYVKAEEDDEDEDQSDEDFSVASSDHFADDEDDDEDFDLKDEDLNFYLAKEFQIDLDDDTPDDVIDEDVPDEEEDKEEEEEGPPLESTDSGVLGDEDDDEDDDDFALSTDEETILSEDVSFETTGDEDDDEDDDEDSFEFTLDQEGEVTFVDAEKDDDGDIFADSSDVSESALLSSDEEDDEDVTSESLASEDDDDDYEDVDEDDVDEDDVDILLAASSAAVLTVQKEAVKREEEEDDITSASEEDDSEEDEAENIVLSQPAALEEDDDEGEDEEPTPELKKSVDEPEDKKEEEYDEDDDEEEKASVDVIKPVPEAEEEETEAAECPCMHSGKAKEPDTKTVEKKDPPKRVSSVRSKKEREALMTGEKPIRKGLPRMAFFEPKARRAAKLPGLLRAKRAAKIATKTPKKETEAEEEPETKKQEEVTESGEVGPCRPAPVYCPSPPGWYVHHVVTDNPYPPATMPAPSAPVLTAHPAHPLDPGAPPPMHPLYQQHMHPMFQYQPYPHMHPHMHPHMHPHMHPHMHPHMQPPPEQHMPPVQPEAEAEQQKPAAEAPPAETEAPAEPETQSPAAEQQSEPVEEEVKAPAIKTKKAAPKKIKAADSEKEAAAAAQTTKKDASKEKTKAGAAKKETLAKKEKTASPAAAKKEPAAEKSKPAAAGKKEPAVKEKTKSPAAAKKEPAVKEKTKAAAKKEPAAAREQRTPASEKTETSPVRSKDKTPTAKKDPEPISRLRARLEDVRKANVTSQAKEEKTAKSPEAAKTRSKSSADSKSTSEKAEKKSVKESEDKENKPAKAKETATDSKEKKKPSQRFFQCVYVPGRNAQYPLRPLTPAMSPAMRSPSMMSPSMMSPAIRSMLEQQQKAARASGQ; translated from the exons CGCGGTCGTCCACCACCACGATGGTCATCGACAGTAAGGCCGTGGACCCCGGGCAAAAACCCAGGAAGACTTTAAACGAAGAGCTCCACTCCACGTTCAGCTCTCCTCTGGCCTGGATCCTGGTCCTGGCTCTGCTCATAACATGGTCCGGTGTTTTTGTCATCATGTTTGATCTGGTGGACTACAAGACCGTCTCAG GAGGCCTCAGCAAGATCGGCGCAGACCCCATAAAGGCGGTGAACGACGCCATGGAGGAGTCGACAAATATAATCAGCATGATCTTCAGCTTTGCAGCCAACATGGTCGctcctgaagaagaagaag GAAATCTATACGCAGTGAGGAAAAAAG GAGAGTTTCTACCGTCCCGAAGTAAAG TCATCGGGATGCAAGCACCGGCCAGCCAGCCAGTGATAGAGGTGGTGGAAGATGAAGATCAAGACCTGcaacaggaagaggaagaggaaggagtGGAGGAAGAGGTGGCGGctgcggaggaggaggaggaagaggaggaggcggGAGAGGAAGAactagaggaggaagaggaggatgatgagGACGATGACGAGTACTATGAGGATGATGAGGAAGAGTACGATGAGGAGTATGAAAAATATTATGAGGATgaggcagaggaggaggagggagtggagggggaggaagaggaggatgacgAGGAGGAAGGAGTAGAAGCTGCtgaggatgaggaagaggaggaggaggaagaggaggaaggggCAGAAGctgctgaggaagaggaggaagaggaagaagaggaaggaGCAGAAGCTGCTGAGGATGAGGAAGAggtggaggagggagaggaggaaggggcagaagctgatgaggaagaggaggaggaggaagaagaggaaggaGCAGAAGCTGCTGAGgatgaggaagaagaggaggaggaagaggaggaaggggCAGAAGCTGCtgaggatgaggaagaggaggaggaggaagaagatgaaGGAGCAGAAGCTTCTGAGgatgaggatgaagaggaggaagggGCAGAAGCTGCTGAGGATGAGGagaaggatgaagaggaggaaggaGCAGAAGCGgttgaggaggaggaagaggaagaagctgtggacaaacaaaaggaggaggaagaagaggaggaagaggaggatggaGCAGATGCTGCtgaggatgaggaagaggaggaagaggaagcagCCGAAGTTGTggatgaagaagaggatgaggaagaggaggaagaggaagcagCCGAAGCTGtggatgaagaagaggaggaggaagaagaggagggggaagcggaggaggaagcagcagcagcggttgaggaggaggaagaggaggaggaggaggaggaggaagaggaggaggaggatgcggCAGAAGCTGTGGACGAAGAAGAGgaagacagggaggaagaggaggaagcagcagcagcggttgaggaggaggaagacgaggatGAAGAAATAGAAGCGGCAGAAGCAGCTGctgctgatgatgatgaagtgAAGGCaccagaggaggaagaggaggtggaggTTGCTGCTGAGGTGGAGCAggatgaagatgaagaagaagagtcAAAATCTGAAGTAGCTGCTGCTGATGATGATgctgacgatgatgatgatgacgatgaaGATGATGACGTTTCTCCTGAACCCATCTCCACGTCAGAGGATGAAGAGTCGGCGGTGACTCCTGACTCTGAGTCTGATGCTCCTGTTGCCGTCAACGACAGTGATGAAGATGTCGCCCTTCTTGATGAACTTGAATACAAACACGAAGAGGACAGCGACGAAGACGTTGCTCTGACTGATGAAGATACCGATGAAGACGACTCAGACGTCGGTGAATCTGCCCTTCTCTCCAGTGACGAagaggatgatgaagatgaCAGATTAGCGGAGGGTGTTGTGACAACCGATAGCGACGACATCCTTTTAGAAGACAGCGATGAAGACCTGGAGCTTGATCTTCCTCCTATTCCTGCTGCCAGTgaggatgatgaagatgatgaagacgaTGATATGAAACTCCCTGAAGAGGAAGAGCTTCCTCCTTTACCTGCGCtcgaggatgatgatgatgatgatgaagatgaagaagatGTCAAATTTGTTGAAGACACCACTGATGATGTCAAAGCTGAagaggatgatgaagatgaagatATGAAACTCCCTGAAGAGGAAGAGCTTCCTCCTTTACCTGCGCtcgaggatgatgatgatgatgatgaagaatatgtcaaagctgaagaggatgatgaagatgaagacCAATCAGACGAGGACTTCTCCGTCGCCTCCTCCGATCACTTTGCAGATGATGAAGACGATGATGAAGACTTTGATCTCAAGGACGAAGATCTCAACTTTTACCTTGCCAAAGAATTCCAAATTGACCTTGACGACGACACACCTGATGATGTCATTGATGAAGACGTGCCTGACGAAGAGGAGGataaagaggaagaggaggaagggcCTCCTCTGGAGAGCACAGACAGCGGAGTGTTAGGcgatgaagatgatgatgaagacGATGACGACTTCGCTCTTTCGACAGATGAAGAGACCATCCTCAGTGAAGACGTCTCCTTTGAGACGACCGGcgatgaagatgatgatgaagacGATGATGAAGACTCGTTTGAGTTCACCTTGGATCAGGAAGGAGAAGTAACATTTGTTGACGCTGAAAAAGACGACGATGGCGATATATTCGCTGACTCCTCAGACGTCAGCGAATCTGCCCTTCTCTCCAGTGACGAAGAGGATGATGAAGATGTAACATCAGAGTCTTTAGCGAGTGAAGATGACGACGATGATTATGAAGATGTTGATGAAGATGATGTTGATGAAGATGATGTTGACATCTTGCTAGCAG CTTCCTCTGCAGCGGTGCTTACCGTCCAGAAGGAGGCAGtgaagagggaggaagaggaagatgaCATCACATCAGCTTCAGAGGAAGACGACTCAGAGGAGGATGAGGCAGAAAACattg TCCTCTCTCAGCCTGCTGCTCTCGAGGAAGATGATGATGAAGGGGAAGATGAAGAGCCAACACCTGAACTGAAGAAATCTGTGGACGAGCCTGAAGATAAAAAAGAGGAAGAGTACGATGAAGACGACGATGAGGAGGAGAAGGCGTCGGTGGATGTGATCAAACCCGTCCCTGAAGCTGAGGAGGAAGAGACTGAAGCAGCAG AGTGTCCCTGTATGCACTCTGGAAAGGCCAAAGAGCCTGACACCAAGACTGTGGAGAAAAAAG ATCCCCCAAAGAGAGTTTCATCTGTAAGAAGCAAAAAAG AGCGTGAAGCTTTGATGACCGGTGAAAAGCCAATAAGAAAAG GTCTCCCCAGAATGGCGTTCTTTGAGCCCAAAGCCAGACGCGCCGCGAAACTCCCTGGTCTTCTCAGAG CCAAGAGAGCAGCAAAGATTGCCACCAAGACTCCCAAAAAAG AGACAGAAGCAGAAGAAGAGCCAGAGACCAAAAAACAGGAAGAAGTCACAGAATCTGGAGAAG TCGGACCCTGCAGACCTGCACCAGTTTACTGCCCGTCCCCTCCCGGCTGGTACG TTCATCACGTTGTCACGGACAACCCGTACCCTCCTGCAACCATGCCAG CTCCCTCAGCTCCAGTTCTGACGGCTCACCCCGCTCACCCTTTGGACCCTGGAGCTCCCCCCCCCATGCACCCTCTCTATCAGCAGCACATGCACCCAATGTTTCAATACCAGCCGTACCCACACATGCACCCTCACATGCACCCACACATGCACCCTCACATGCACCCACACATGCACCCACACATGCAGCCTCCCCCAGAACAACACATGCCACCAGTCCAACCAGAAGCAGAAGCAGAGCAGCAGAAACCAGCAGCTGAAGCTCCGCCTGCAGAGACTGAAGCTCCCGCTGAGCCGGAGACTCAGAGTCCAGCTGCTGAACAAC AATCCGAGCCAGTCGAGGAAGAAGTGAAAGCCCCCGCGATAAAGACCAAGAAAG CTGCACCGAAGAAAATAAAGGCTGCGGATTCAGAAAAAG AGGCAGCAGCAGCCGCGCAGACGACAAAGAAAG AtgcttccaaagagaaaaccaaAGCTGGTGCCGCGAAGAAAG AGACGCTAGCAAAAAAAGAGAAGACAGCGAGTCCTGCGGCGGCTAAGAAAG AGCCAGCTGCAGAGAAAAGCAAACCGGCTGCAGCTGGAAAGAAAG AGCCAGCTGTGAAGGAGAAGACTAAAAGTCCTGCAGCGGCTAAGAAAG AGCCAGCTGTAAAAGAGAAAACCAAAGCAGCGGCTAAGAAAG AGCCTGCAGCTGCAAGAGAGCAGAGGACaccagcctctgagaagacag AAACGTCTCCCGTCAGGAGCAAAGACAAGACTCCGACGGCAAAGAAag ATCCAGAGCCGATCAGCCGCCTGAGAGCGAGACTAGAAGATGTGAGGAAAGCAAACGTCACGTCTCAGGCGAAAGAGGAGAAGACGGCCAAATCTCCTGAAGCAG CCAAGACGAGGTCAAAATCATCGGCAGACTCAAAAA GCACTTCTGAGAAGGCAGAAAAGAAATCTGTGAAAGAGTCTGAAG ACAAAGAGAACAAACCAGCAAAAGCCA